The Apus apus isolate bApuApu2 chromosome 1, bApuApu2.pri.cur, whole genome shotgun sequence nucleotide sequence TGTTTCTTTACCAGCAAGATGTATTGCAATGTGTATTATCACATCACAGCACAACATGCAGCACCTGAGAAGTGGAATGAGGAGCGGAAAGAACATGTAGAAGGAGATTCAGATCCCTCCAAAAAAGGTGTCACATCAGAGCCACAGAAACCTACCCTTTCCCCGGAGTCGTGCAAACCTACCCTTTCTCCTGAACTGTCCAAATCTGAACCTGTTGTTTCCCCCAAGCTGCAGAAATTGTCAGTGTCCCCTGAGCCTCAGAAGTCAGCTCAGGTGACTTTGTCAGATCCAGAGAAGTCAGCTGAGGGCACGTCCCCAGATCCGGAACAGTCAGTCCGGGGCACATCTCCAGATACAGAGAAGTTAGCCTCAGCTGTATCTCCAGACTCAGAGAAGCCATCTCCTGCTGGGTCTCCTGAACCACAGAAGCCATCTCCTACTCTGTCTCCTGACTCACAGAAGCCATCCCCTGCTGTATCCCCTGACCCACAGaagccagccccagctgcatCTCCAGAGCCCCGCCGGCATTCCCCAGCAGTGTCTCCAGAGCCCCGCCGGCATTCCCCAGCCATGTCACCAGAGCCCCGTCGCCATTCTCCTGCTGTGTCGCCGGAGCCCCGTCGCCATTCTCCCGCGGTGTCTCCAGAGCCCCGCAGATACTCTCCAGCGGTGTCGCCAGAACCAAAGAAACCTCCCCCAGCCGTGTCCCCTGAACCGCGAAGGTATGCCCCAGCTGGGTCTCCTGAGTCCCGGAGGCATCCTTCTCAAATGCGCAGGcctgctcctgcttcttctccgGAAACCCGGAGGCCTGCTCCTGCAGTTTCACCAGAGTCATGGAGACCTGGTCCGACTGTTTCCCCTGAGCCATGGAGATCTACACCTCATGAGGTGCAGAAATCTACGGTTTCTCCTTGGGCTCCAAAGCCTTCCATGTCCGTAGAGTCCCGGAGGTCTGGCTCCGAGTCCCGAAGACCTGGCCCCGTTGTGTCGCCAGAGCCTAGGAGGTTTGTTTCTGACTCATGGAAATCTACATCCTTTTCCGAATCCCAGAAGTCTACTCTTGTTTCTTCTGAGCCGTGGAAACCTATCTCATCTGTTTACCCTGAAGGCTGGAAGCCTGTTCTGTCCCCTGACACGTGGAAGCattcttcctctgtttctccTGAGCTTCGAAAGTCCAGCCACACTGTTCCCTCTGACTCTTGGAagccttctttctttcctgaggTCCGTAAGCCTGGTGCTTCGGTATCTCCTGAATCTTGGAAACTCTCTGAGTCTCGGAAAtctatgtttttttctgaaactcagAAATCCACcgctgctgcttcttctgagGTTCAGAAACGGGCTCATTTCCCTGAACCTCGGAAGAGAGCTCTGTTCCCAGAGTCTCGTAAATCTAATCCTACTGTTTCTACTGATGTCCAGAAACGTGGTGTCTTTTCTGAGCCCCAGAACCAGGTGTCTACTTCTGCTGTTTCTACTGAAGGTCAAAAACATGCCTTATGTTCTGAAGTCCAGAAACCAGCTCTTGTTTCTTCTGAAGTCCAGAAGCACGCTCTATTTTCTGAAGCCCAGAAACTTGCTCACATTTCCTCTGAAGTTCAGGAGCCTACTTCATTTCCAGAGTCTCAGAAGTCTGCTTCTCCTGAAATTCAGAAACATGGCCTCTTTACTGAGTCCCAGAAACCtactccttctctttctcctgagACCCCCAAACAAGCTCTTTTTATTGACTCCCAGAAATCTGCTATTTCCCCTGATATTCAAAAGCATGCTGTTTTTACTGAGATGCagaaacctgctgctgctttatcCTCTGAAGTCCAGAGACGTGCTGAAACTACTGTGTCTTCTGAAATCCAGAAGAACATCTTGTTTTCCGAGCCTCACAAGTCTGCTCCAGGTTTTTCCTCTGAGCCCCAGACACCTAGTGAGTCTGGTGAGAGTGACTTTCTTTCTCACAGTTTAGATGATCAGAAACCACTGGATGATTTATTCTCACAGGATGAACAATCAATTTTAGCCAAAGAATCACCAGAAGACCTGTTATTTTCTTGCCCAAAAAAGAGGCCCaagaaggaaaaccaggagAACTCAGATTCTGAACTAAATAGCAGTGAGTGTGGAAAAATGGAGATGGACTCGATGGAGATGAAGGAACAAGAATCCAACAGTGACCAAGAGCAGTATGATATGGAGTCATCGGATTATGGCAAAGATAGCAAAATAGATGTAACCACTCCCATGCCACCGAAGTGTGTGCTGCAGTTTACTGAGGAGAAAGAGGCTTTCATCTCTGAGGAAGAAATAGCAAAATACATGAAGCGTGGCAAGGGAAAGTATTATTGTAAAATCTGTTGCTGCCGCGCGATGAAAAAAGGTGCCGTCTTGCACCATTTAGTTAACAAGCATAATGTTCAAAGCCCatacaaatgtaaaatatgtGGCAAAGCTTTTCTCTTGGAGTCTCTCCTTAAAAACCATGTTGCTGCTCATGGTCAAAGTTTGTTGAAGTGTCCACGTTGTAATTTTGAATCAAATTTTCCCCGAGGCTTTAAGAAACATTTAACCCATTGCCAAAGCCGTCACAGTGATGATACACCTAAAAAACACATGGACAGCCTTGAACCACTCGAAGAACAaatttaataaatttttttttccccttgtggtagaaaagctgaattttacaGAAGTGTTCAAAAGTGTTGCTGTATGTTAACCGAGTAGTTTAGCTGATCTGACAAGTCAGAAGATGCATGGTTTATTGTACTATGTTTAACTTGTCTTATAGCTGTATTACTGAAATGATTTACTTTCAAAAGTCATTTTAAATATGTGTTCCTGTCTTTGTATTACCCATCAGTAGagtcatattttatttttcagatgtaCTATGTTTTTGAAACCAAAATGGATACAAATTAGTTTTGTAAAGATTTGTAAAACATACAAACAGTTAAGGACTGGAGTGGCAAGCAATCCATATATTCCTGTGAAGACTGAACCTGGTTTTTCACATTTGttaaatgttgtatttttcaaaatgtttttatcaaattctcaaaattaaaattttcacCAGATAGAATGTGAACGCAACAGGCATGAGGAACTACCAGTTCTTCTGGAATAATTGTGCCCCGAGGTTGTAGTTGAGTGTATAATCGTTGGAAAATTTATTGCACTCAATTCTCTGACTTACTTGTCTCAGATTTAGAAGCACCAAGGTActtattttgtgattctgtattttGGCCATGTTTTAAGCATGTACTAATATACATTAAATTGATGGATTAACGTCAGACTATGTATAGCTCAACACTTTCTCTTGATTCAGATGTTTGTAATGTCAGAAAACCCCCAAATTTCTTGTATTTGGTGAAATGTTATGCTTTAATcttttaacaataaaaagaagCCCAACCTGGCACtgaccatttttcttttttttccaaatcaagAACAAAACCTTTTGTGTTGAACTTACTGTCTTACGTGTCTTTGGCAACAGGAGATACAAAATTATCCTGGAATTTGAACAGAATACTTTTAACTCTCCACTCATCAGCCTATGAAAGCAAGGGTAGTCTAAATTCCCTGTGTGCTTCAGGAAAACACATCAGATGTAAATGAGGGAAAACATGGGAAACAGGAATTTTTGCACTGCTATTTAGCATGCTTGCCTTTGTGCTATATGCATATTAGCTGTTCACAAAATGTAAGGAC carries:
- the CHAMP1 gene encoding chromosome alignment-maintaining phosphoprotein 1, whose amino-acid sequence is MDMLQILRKTTDRLECDHCSFRGTDYENIQIHMGTIHPEYCDEMDAAGLGKLIFYQKSAKLFHCHKCFFTSKMYCNVYYHITAQHAAPEKWNEERKEHVEGDSDPSKKGVTSEPQKPTLSPESCKPTLSPELSKSEPVVSPKLQKLSVSPEPQKSAQVTLSDPEKSAEGTSPDPEQSVRGTSPDTEKLASAVSPDSEKPSPAGSPEPQKPSPTLSPDSQKPSPAVSPDPQKPAPAASPEPRRHSPAVSPEPRRHSPAMSPEPRRHSPAVSPEPRRHSPAVSPEPRRYSPAVSPEPKKPPPAVSPEPRRYAPAGSPESRRHPSQMRRPAPASSPETRRPAPAVSPESWRPGPTVSPEPWRSTPHEVQKSTVSPWAPKPSMSVESRRSGSESRRPGPVVSPEPRRFVSDSWKSTSFSESQKSTLVSSEPWKPISSVYPEGWKPVLSPDTWKHSSSVSPELRKSSHTVPSDSWKPSFFPEVRKPGASVSPESWKLSESRKSMFFSETQKSTAAASSEVQKRAHFPEPRKRALFPESRKSNPTVSTDVQKRGVFSEPQNQVSTSAVSTEGQKHALCSEVQKPALVSSEVQKHALFSEAQKLAHISSEVQEPTSFPESQKSASPEIQKHGLFTESQKPTPSLSPETPKQALFIDSQKSAISPDIQKHAVFTEMQKPAAALSSEVQRRAETTVSSEIQKNILFSEPHKSAPGFSSEPQTPSESGESDFLSHSLDDQKPLDDLFSQDEQSILAKESPEDLLFSCPKKRPKKENQENSDSELNSSECGKMEMDSMEMKEQESNSDQEQYDMESSDYGKDSKIDVTTPMPPKCVLQFTEEKEAFISEEEIAKYMKRGKGKYYCKICCCRAMKKGAVLHHLVNKHNVQSPYKCKICGKAFLLESLLKNHVAAHGQSLLKCPRCNFESNFPRGFKKHLTHCQSRHSDDTPKKHMDSLEPLEEQI